A region from the Halomonas piscis genome encodes:
- a CDS encoding HlyU family transcriptional regulator: MLKKLFSGLFGSAERAGQSTGPAPAEPVEYRGYRIISRPVVEDGRFRVSGVIQLPREEGEALEHGFERSDVLPDREACDAMMVSKAQRFIDETGEAMFGPDSRRDATDDQ; this comes from the coding sequence ATGCTGAAAAAACTGTTTTCCGGCCTGTTCGGCAGCGCCGAGCGTGCGGGTCAGTCGACCGGCCCGGCGCCCGCCGAGCCGGTCGAGTACCGGGGCTACCGGATCATTTCCCGACCCGTGGTCGAGGACGGCCGGTTTCGCGTCAGCGGCGTGATCCAGCTGCCCCGGGAAGAGGGCGAAGCGCTCGAACACGGCTTCGAGCGCTCCGACGTGCTGCCCGACCGCGAGGCCTGCGATGCCATGATGGTGAGCAAGGCGCAGCGCTTTATCGACGAAACCGGCGAGGCCATGTTCGGGCCTGACTCCCGCCGCGACGCTACCGACGATCAGTGA
- a CDS encoding argininosuccinate synthase, producing the protein MSDVNKVVLAYSGGLDTSVIVKWLQETYGCEVVTFTADIGQGEEVEPAREKARALGIKEIYIEDLREEFVRDYVYPMFRANTVYEGEYLLGTSIARPLIAKRLVEIANETGADAISHGATGKGNDQVRFELGAYALKPGVQVIAPWREWDLNSREKLMAYCEAHQIPVDFSGQKKKSPYSMDANLLHISYEGGILEDPWAEAEEDMWRWSVSPEAAPDTPTYIELTFEQGDIVAIDGESLPPHDVLSKLNRLGGDNGIGRLDIVENRYVGMKSRGCYETPGGTIMLSAHRAMESLTLDREEAHMKDQLMPKYAEVVYNGYWWSPERRMLQAAIDETQGNVNGVVRMKLYKGSATVVGRKSDDSLFDESIATFEDDAGAYDQKDAEGFIKLNALRLRIAAGKGRKQG; encoded by the coding sequence ATGTCCGATGTCAACAAGGTAGTGCTGGCCTATTCCGGCGGCCTGGATACGTCCGTTATCGTCAAATGGCTGCAGGAAACCTACGGCTGCGAGGTGGTCACCTTTACCGCTGATATCGGCCAGGGCGAAGAGGTCGAGCCGGCCCGGGAAAAGGCCAGGGCGCTGGGCATCAAGGAAATCTACATCGAAGATCTGCGCGAAGAGTTCGTCCGCGACTACGTCTATCCCATGTTCCGCGCCAACACCGTCTACGAAGGCGAATACCTGCTGGGCACCTCCATTGCCCGCCCGCTGATCGCCAAGCGGCTGGTCGAGATCGCCAACGAGACCGGCGCCGACGCCATCTCCCACGGCGCCACCGGCAAGGGCAACGACCAGGTGCGCTTCGAGCTTGGCGCCTACGCCCTCAAGCCCGGCGTCCAGGTCATCGCCCCCTGGCGCGAGTGGGATCTGAACTCCCGGGAAAAGCTCATGGCCTATTGCGAAGCGCATCAGATCCCGGTGGACTTCTCCGGCCAGAAGAAAAAGTCGCCGTACTCCATGGACGCCAACCTTTTGCACATCTCCTACGAGGGCGGCATTCTCGAAGACCCCTGGGCCGAGGCCGAAGAAGACATGTGGCGCTGGAGCGTTTCCCCGGAGGCGGCGCCGGATACCCCCACCTACATCGAGCTGACCTTTGAGCAGGGCGACATCGTCGCCATCGACGGCGAGTCGCTGCCCCCCCACGACGTGCTGTCGAAGCTCAACAGGCTCGGCGGCGACAACGGCATCGGCCGGCTGGACATCGTCGAGAACCGCTACGTGGGCATGAAGTCCCGGGGCTGCTACGAAACCCCCGGCGGCACCATCATGCTAAGCGCCCACCGCGCCATGGAGTCCTTGACCCTGGACCGCGAAGAGGCGCACATGAAAGACCAGCTGATGCCCAAGTACGCCGAAGTGGTCTACAACGGCTACTGGTGGAGCCCGGAGCGGCGCATGCTGCAGGCGGCCATCGACGAGACCCAGGGCAACGTCAACGGCGTGGTGCGCATGAAGCTCTACAAGGGCAGCGCCACCGTGGTGGGCCGCAAGTCCGACGACTCGCTGTTCGACGAGTCCATTGCGACGTTTGAAGACGACGCCGGCGCCTACGACCAGAAAGACGCCGAAGGCTTTATCAAGCTCAACGCCCTGCGCCTGCGCATCGCCGCCGGCAAGGGCCGCAAGCAGGGCTAG
- the rnt gene encoding ribonuclease T, which yields MSEAIARDLMSRRFRSYLPVVVDLETGGFDATGDALLEIAAVTLTMDPDGNLLPEATYAHHIRPFEGANVEQAALDFTGIRLDDPLRQQVAMEECQALGDIFRPIRKSIKSHGCTRAILVGHNAAFDHGFLNAAVNRCGIKRNPFHPFSSFDTASLAGLVYGQTVLARACRAAGIEFDNKSAHSARYDTERTAELFCAMVNRYKDLGGWRLAQQEQDMDTDSAE from the coding sequence ATGAGCGAGGCTATTGCTCGCGATTTGATGTCCCGGCGTTTTCGCAGCTATTTGCCGGTCGTGGTCGACCTGGAAACCGGCGGCTTTGACGCCACAGGCGATGCGCTGCTGGAAATCGCGGCGGTAACGCTCACCATGGATCCGGACGGCAACCTCTTGCCCGAAGCGACCTACGCCCACCATATTCGCCCCTTCGAGGGGGCCAACGTGGAACAGGCGGCGCTGGATTTCACCGGCATTCGCCTCGACGACCCGCTGCGCCAGCAGGTGGCCATGGAAGAATGCCAGGCGCTGGGCGACATTTTTCGTCCGATTCGCAAGTCGATCAAGTCGCACGGCTGCACCCGGGCGATTCTCGTCGGCCACAACGCCGCCTTTGACCACGGCTTTTTGAACGCCGCGGTCAACCGCTGCGGCATCAAGCGCAACCCCTTTCACCCGTTCTCCAGCTTCGATACGGCGTCCCTGGCGGGCCTGGTCTACGGCCAGACGGTCCTGGCCCGCGCCTGCCGGGCGGCGGGTATCGAGTTCGACAACAAGTCGGCCCATTCGGCGCGCTACGACACCGAGCGCACCGCGGAGCTGTTCTGCGCCATGGTCAACCGCTACAAGGATCTGGGCGGCTGGCGGCTGGCCCAGCAGGAGCAGGACATGGACACGGACAGCGCCGAGTAG
- a CDS encoding 6-phosphofructokinase encodes MAQHNAFYAQSGGVTAVINASACGVIEACREAPEHIGKVYAGRNGIIGALTEDLIDVSQESDETIAALRHTPGGAFGSCRYKLKDIDTHRAQYERLIEVFKAHDIRYFFYNGGGDSADTCLKVSQLSEKMGYPLTAIHVPKTVDNDLPITDCSPGFGSVAKYIATSTLEASLDIASMCATSTKVFVLEVMGRHAGWIAAAGGLAGQGEGEPPHVIIFPEIAFDREAVMARVEYCVREYGYCVMVVSEGARYEDGTFLADAGNTDAFGHRQLGGVAPTVAGMVKQDLGYKYHWAVADYLQRAARHLASKTDVEQAYAVGREAVALALAGKNSMMPAIRRLSPSPYQWDVISAPLAKIANRETFMPRDFISENGFGITQACRDHLSPLIQGEDFPPFKNGLPVVAKPRLEKVDKRLPEFTL; translated from the coding sequence ATGGCCCAGCACAACGCTTTTTACGCCCAGTCCGGAGGCGTCACCGCCGTCATCAACGCCAGCGCCTGCGGCGTGATCGAAGCCTGCCGCGAAGCGCCGGAGCACATCGGCAAGGTCTACGCCGGGCGTAACGGCATCATCGGCGCGCTGACCGAGGATCTGATCGACGTCAGCCAGGAAAGCGACGAAACCATCGCCGCGCTGCGCCATACCCCGGGCGGCGCCTTCGGCTCCTGCCGCTACAAGCTCAAGGATATCGACACCCACCGCGCCCAGTACGAGCGGCTGATCGAGGTGTTCAAGGCCCACGACATCCGCTACTTCTTCTACAACGGCGGCGGCGACAGCGCCGATACCTGCCTCAAGGTCTCCCAGCTCTCCGAGAAGATGGGCTACCCGCTGACCGCCATCCACGTGCCCAAGACCGTGGACAACGACCTGCCGATTACCGACTGCTCGCCGGGCTTTGGCAGCGTGGCCAAGTACATTGCCACCTCGACCCTGGAAGCGTCGCTGGACATCGCCTCCATGTGCGCCACCTCGACCAAGGTGTTCGTGCTCGAGGTCATGGGCCGCCACGCCGGCTGGATCGCCGCCGCCGGCGGGCTTGCCGGCCAGGGCGAAGGCGAACCGCCGCACGTCATCATCTTCCCCGAGATCGCCTTCGACCGCGAGGCGGTGATGGCCAGGGTGGAGTACTGCGTCAGAGAATACGGCTACTGCGTGATGGTGGTCTCCGAAGGCGCGCGCTACGAAGACGGCACTTTCCTCGCCGATGCCGGCAACACCGACGCCTTCGGCCACCGCCAGCTCGGCGGCGTGGCGCCGACGGTGGCGGGCATGGTCAAGCAGGACCTGGGCTACAAGTATCACTGGGCCGTGGCCGACTATCTTCAGCGCGCCGCCCGCCATCTGGCGTCCAAGACCGACGTCGAGCAGGCCTACGCCGTGGGCCGCGAGGCGGTGGCCCTGGCGCTGGCGGGCAAGAACTCAATGATGCCGGCGATTCGCCGCCTCTCGCCGTCGCCCTACCAGTGGGACGTCATCTCGGCCCCGCTCGCCAAGATTGCCAACCGGGAAACCTTCATGCCCCGGGATTTCATCAGCGAGAACGGCTTTGGCATCACCCAGGCCTGCCGCGATCATCTCTCGCCGCTGATTCAGGGCGAGGACTTCCCCCCGTTCAAAAACGGCCTGCCCGTGGTGGCCAAACCCCGGCTGGAAAAGGTGGATAAGCGCCTGCCCGAGTTTACGCTGTAA